In Colias croceus chromosome 19, ilColCroc2.1, the following are encoded in one genomic region:
- the LOC123700126 gene encoding uncharacterized oxidoreductase SSP0419-like: MSLNNKVAIVTGASSGIGAAIAEKFSNEGAHVVMVGRNESKLSAVAARCKDPLVIKAELGNDEDIVRIIDETKKKYGKIDILVNNAATSVLASVLYGDLLKSYEEVMKVNFKAVVHLTKLAAPHLIETKGNIINISAIGGQRASAASVLMMYCVSKAAVNHFSQDVALELAPHKVRVNTISPGPVRTDILENTKTPITWDDFQKKTALDRISEPEEIADLALFLASDKAKGITGSNFVSDNGMLLKS; this comes from the coding sequence ATGAGTCTAAATAACAAAGTTGCTATTGTTACGGGCGCAAGTTCTGGAATCGGAGCAGCAATTGCTGAAAAATTCAGCAATGAAGGAGCCCACGTAGTTATGGTTGGAAGAAACGAAAGTAAACTAAGTGCTGTGGCAGCCCGATGCAAAGATCCTCTTGTTATCAAAGCAGAACTGGGAAACGATGAAGACATTGTAAGAATTATTGATGAGACTAAGAAGAAATACggtaaaattgatattttagtaAACAATGCTGCAACATCGGTGCTGGCTAGTGTCCTCTATGGTGATTTGTTGAAATCGTATGAAGAAGTTATGAAAGTGAACTTCAAAGCAGTTGTTCATTTAACAAAGTTGGCGGCACCTCATTTAATTGAAACTAAggggaatattataaacatttctgCAATTGGTGGACAGAGAGCATCAGCAGCTTCAGTTTTAATGATGTATTGTGTTTCAAAGGCTGCTGTTAACCATTTTTCGCAAGATGTGGCATTAGAATTAGCCCCACACAAGGTGAGAGTTAATACAATCAGCCCTGGGCCAGTGCGGACAGATATTTTGGAGAATACAAAAACTCCTATAACATGGGATGACTTTCAGAAGAAAACTGCTTTGGATAGAATATCAGAACCAGAAGAAATTGCCGATCTTGCTTTGTTTTTAGCCAGCGACAAAGCTAAAGGCATCACTGGTTCCAACTTTGTATCTGACAACGGTATGTTGTTAAAGAGTTAG